ATGTGACAGGATAAGGGTGCAGTCCATGGGCTAGCCCAGTCTTTCTTCCACCTGGCCTCTCAACTCCTCCCTTTTCTGTATTTGTACCACTTATCTTGTCTCCTAGGCAACCAGTGGTGATTTCTGTGCTTTCCCCACCCATATGGCAAAAAAAGCTCAGGCCCTGCAGTAAGGACAGTTGGCTTTTTTGGTCAGGCAGCAAGGAGTCTATGCTAATGGCTTCCTCGCCAAGGGCTTTGAAAGAGAAGGCTAAAGCTGTCAATCAAGCACTTTCATCAGGTTCAGACACTGATAGGTGGAAGGTAACAAATGGCTGGGATCCTTAGAAATGCCCTGAAGCCTTCCCTTCTGGTATATGCGCATAGAGCCATCCTTTGGTGAACCAGGACATGAAATCCTACCAGGCGACTGCTGGGTGTCCTTCTGCACTGGCATAATGTGCACAAACGTTGGTGAGGACTGACTAGGTAGGATTTGTcgtcccagcccccccccccccttttctgcTGTGGCTTACTTTAGGCATGGTCTAAGCATCACTGCTAGGACACATTGGGAGATGACTGAGAACCTTTTTAAAAGATAGGGTCCTGGGAGCCACTTATGTCACCAGTGATACAAAATCAACTCCCAGATTCTACAGACTAGCTTGAATTGTTTCCTTCAGCTGCTTCAAAGTCAGGTTAGAAAGCTCTTAGGGGAATTTTGACAATAGCTGGCCAATCAATAATGGGCTACTGTTCTCTGACCAAATCTGGGCTAAAGCTATCCCACCAGAGGTAATCTGTTTGTATTAAGCCCTGCCCAGTACTGACCATCTACTTCCAACCCTTCTCCAGGGCAGTTCTGGGGCACTTCCCCCTGcccctttctgcttctgttttctttgtgccATTTTCAGGCAAAAATGGCTTAGGCTAGACTAGCATTTTGTTCCTGGATCCCAGAACAGaaaaaacaatgaagataaagagAGGCAAATGTTCAAGCCTGCATGCTGCTGATGGTTCTGCTTGCTTTCACCCACCCTTGGGCCAAATGCTGTCTGCCCTCAGACAAATTGGAAAGTACCCTTCCTCTTAACTGAAAGTTTACACAGAAttgctttcgtgtgtgtgtgtgtgtgtgtgtgtgtgtgtgtgtgtgtgtgtgtgtgtgtgttcgctcACTTGTGTGTGGTAGTTCCAGTAAAACATTTTCAGGAGGAAAGGAGATGCCTGAAACAGCAAAGGGAACCTTAAGCTGTGGACCCCTGGAAGCCAGAAGCCATGCCCTTCATGGAACCACATCCTAGGAGTATAGCTCTGAAGCTACAGAGAGGAAACATAGGGTCAGGGTGGTAGTACCATGATCACTAATAGTGACCCTCCCTTTCTTTGTGCCCATTCTTCCCTTAGAAGGGCAGAGTTAGGCACAAGAGATTTAGATAAATTGTGACTAAAACTCCTGGCTGAGACCTGACCCTCCGGATTTGACCTGGAGGAAGCTGTACTGACTCAGACCTACAATCACCCCTGTGGCTTGACCACACAAGGTAAGACAAACTTCAGTAACCATGATCTTGGTAGCATCTCTTGCAGGGAGAGATAAGAAATGACCTTGCATCCAAAAGTAAGAACTGTGACTGTTATATGGCTCTCAAAGCCCCTCTGAGACTTGGGTCCTCCTCAGCACCATTTCCCACAGTTAATTGCCTTCCTAGGAAGCATAAACCCCAGAACCagactcagagagagaaaaggacagaacaTAGCATCTGTTTTCCATTTGTTTAATGCTTTGAACCTTGTTCTCTTGTGGAATCCTCACAACATCCCTGTGAGGTAAGATGAGAAGCAAATAGTTGGCCTGTGCCACCCAGTGTTAGGAGCCGAGACACTCATAAAGCAGCCTCCTCAGGCTGACACACCTTCCAGTTCAGGACACACGTTCTTTGTGCCAGTCACAGACCAGGGCATTGTGGGGAGTACCAATCCAGAAACTTTCTTGCTCTCAGGACTTGCTTACGGGATTCAGGTAGAGTGCCCCCCCAGAAGCCAAGGCAAGTACACAGGAGCACTAGAGGCTTGGGGTTATCAGCTACCACAGCCATGGCCGTCTCAGCTGAGCACACTGTATTCTGTGTATCTTGGCCTGACTGCTTACTCTCAGGAGAAAAGCCTCTGGCATAGCCAGGCAAGAATCCTGATTGCCTCCTCTCCCACAGTGCCTTCCCATGCTGTTACACTCCAAAGcccaggaagagggggaaggtgAAGGCTGGCTGACTCAGCCTGCAAGTGCTTAGAGATCTGGAGCTGAAAGGTCCCAGCACCATTCAACTAATGATTATTATTAACTCTGAACAGGCCTCGGCACAGCAGCCAGCTGGCTCAGGGAGGATGCCTGGATCTCCCACAGTGAGGTTTAAAAACAAGACCCACAGCAGCCATGCATGGGAGTGGAAAGGTGGAGACACTGAGAGATGGGGCAGGCCAGTGTCGTGGACGAAGGGCAGCCTGCCTTGAAGGGGAGAGCAAGAATAGGCTGGCCTATCTTGAACTGATAGCGGCCTATCTTGGATGAGATGACAGCCAGAGAGGGAAGCAAGAGTTCTCAGATGCAGAGCTCCTGTCATTCATTCCCTGCTACCCCAACCCCAACGGGAGGATACAGGAACAAAGGGGCTCCTGAGAGGACTACAGACAGTGTGCCTATTACCATTTGGGTTTGATACAAACTATCTTTCTAATGCCCTCAAGGTTGACTCTGAATATAATCAAGCTTGGAACACAATCAAACATGGAATCAGAACTTAGCATGATATGGAAATTTGTGCAAAtgatgggtgatttttttttaatcttgagcATCCTGAGTGTCCccttgaaaaagcaaaacaggCTGACTACTAGCTTTCCCTAGTCAAGGAACATGGCCAAAGGACAGCCATTTGTGTTCCTGCTAAGGCCCCTTCCTTGCTACTGAGAAGCCCAGGTAGTATCCAGACATTAAAAGATACAGAAGGGGCCAGGTGTGGGGAAGAGGGAGCATACAGCCAGAAGGCATATACAGCCGCCAGGCACAGATCCCAGCTGGAGGAAGAGTACCCTGGGCACTGAGAACTAATGGTTGTCCAGCTGCTGCCCTAGGATGTGAGGGCAGGTGCTGATGGAAAAGTGgaaagacaggagggagggaagccccacccccaatctgACCCAACAGGAAGAAGGGCTCCTCCTAGTGTCCTGCCCCCTACACTAAGGTCAAATCCCTAAGGAGGAGACCACCACTACCTGTaccttcctctctgctctgcaccGATGCCCTCCAGGCCCACTGGTCAGAGGAAGCGACAGCTGGGTCCCTTCTTCCTGCAGAATATAAATGATTCCCCTTCCTCCCGGGGCTGGGAATAGACATCAGATGGCACAGCCCACGCAAACTGCCGGCTGTCAGCACGCCTGCCTGCCCGCCCACCAGCCCCCGCACCACCTGGGAGGAGGCAACACCTCAGGCAAGCTCAGGCTTTCTGGCATTGCCTCTGTGCTGAGAACAAGTTGCTGAACCTTACCTGGTCCACCCTAGGGAGCCCCCAGCACTGGCCTTAATGAGGGAAGGAGATGGGCGCTCTTTATCAAAGTGACCCTAGTTAGAGTCTCTTTCATGTGGCCGGGGAACCATTCCCTCCAAGATCACAGCACAGTGGATGgcttgagagggagagagggcttTGAAAAAGACAAGAACAGTTCCCCTCTGCACTGCAGGGTCTCTGTTCAGCAAGCTGTATTTAGAGAGTTATGCTAGCTCCCTGAGGAAAGCATGGTGAGGTCCACTGAGAGAATACTTCTGCCCCCTGGTCCCCATTTCTGTACTATTGAATCCCACCTGCCTTGTTCCTGACCCACTTGGAGAAGAGGCCTTAAATCTTCAGAGGATCTGAGATATGCAACAGACACTTGTCTCTAGAACTGGTGTTCCAGCCCCTATACTGCAGGCCTCCCAGAGTGTTTCATTGGCTCTATCTCCCGGGTAGAAAGCTGCATGGATATTTTTCCTGGTTCAGCAGTCTTCAGTCCTTATTAGGATCTATAGAGGGCCCATCTCTTAGACTGACCACCTACACCACGGCTAACTAGTTTGACATCTAGCCCTCACAACAAAGGATGCTCTGGGGAACTCAGATCAAGGAGGTATACCGGCAGGGAACAGCACAGTTGGTATCAACATCATCCCACTCTTAGGCCCAGCTGGCAGGAGACAGCAACTAAGGAAAGCTTAAATGACAAGGAAAGAAGGGCAACAGGGAAAGACAGTTTTCATTAGGTCAAGAGGGGCCTActccttggtttttattttgttctaaaaGCTTCAGAATAGTTCCATGGAGCAATGTGCTGAATAAACACTGTAAGCCCTAAGGGCAAAGTGTAAGATGCCCAGGACCACTCTGTCCTGAGAATGAACATCAGGAGCATACCCAGAGGTAGCCTGAAGGAAGTTCTTAGCTCAGCTAAGGAACCCAATAGTCAAGGGCTTGGTAGGGACAATGCCTTCAGTTCCTCCAAAGAACTTAAAGTGACTTCAGTGCCTTATTATCCAGGAGACCTTCACCTGGGTTCCTTGTTTCTTGGTTCAGGAGCCAAGTCAGCATGATTTCTGAAGGGTCCTTCCAGGGGAGTAAAGGGAGAATGGCTGAAAGAATTGCATCCTGAGCTGCCCACATGGTCCAGAGCTATCAGCGACATCAATCTGTCAAGACACCAGTGTTAACGATAAGGGACTTTCAGGTGCGGAAATGGAAGTCCTGAGATATGGAACTTGTCTAAGGTTGATTGTACAGCACTGCCTAAGAGATCACGGGCTCTCCATAGCACTGCTTTCTCAACAGGGACCCCAGTATTTTGGCTGGCATTCATAACCTACAAGAACTCTTCAACAGGCACACAAGCAAGAaatcaccaccattaccaccaccaccaccacctaatACTTCTGTCTCCCGTCAAGAGTGAGGCTTCAGGTTCTCCATAACCTTCCACTTGCACACAGTAGGACATTTCCCAATTTGAGCCTACTGGATCATGCCTCAACAGTAGCAGCTAGGGTTTCTGCACGCTGTGGCTTAGCCATCAAGTGCAAAAATTCATCTACTTCTGCAGTGGGTCCTGTGACGATCACCAAGGAACTGTTAAACTCCAAGGTAAGAATCCCACCTAGATTCAGAGTTTGGAGGCATTCATATATCCACTTTCTTCCTTGGCAAGTAGGAGCTGGAGATCTGGTGCATGATCACCAGGGCTGGGTACAATGGTAGTACCAGACACAGGTACCAGGCTGCACCTTTGATCTGGGCCTGGAACCAAACTGAGTACATGCCCAAAAGCACGGTTACTGTAGCCATCAGGTAGACAACCAGGCCACACGTCAGATGGTAGAGCTTGAGGCGAGCCACCCTTGAGACCCGGGCTGCTCGTGGACAGAGGAGGCCCAGCCCACACAGTGCCTGTCCCCCAGTGGCCAACAGTGTCAGGGCTCCTATCCAGCTGTGCCAGGACACCAAATGGGACAGCTCACTTCGAATCTTGCTGGAAATGATGAAGCCCAAGCCTAGGACAGCACAGAGGATGGCCATGGTCTGCCCTGCCCAGTGGAGTCGAATCCGGGTCTTTCGAGAGCAGAAGAAAAACAGGGAGTGCTCAGGTGAGAAGAGTAGAATAGCTTCAGCCATGCAGAGACAGAACTGTAATCACAGGGAAAGGCCAGTGAGCCTCTAGTCTGCATGGAGCCTGAGAAAAAGGAGGTCTTCTCACACATCCAGAAAGACATGGGGAAGCTAAAAGACTTGCAGCCTCACACACATCCTTTCTGGACTACAGA
Above is a genomic segment from Arvicanthis niloticus isolate mArvNil1 chromosome 4, mArvNil1.pat.X, whole genome shotgun sequence containing:
- the Cyb561d1 gene encoding putative transmembrane reductase CYB561D1 isoform X1, encoding MHPIEVGLVPAPAREPRLTRWLRRGSGILAHLIALGFTIFLTVLSRPGTSLFSWHPVFMALAFCLCMAEAILLFSPEHSLFFFCSRKTRIRLHWAGQTMAILCAVLGLGFIISSKIRSELSHLVSWHSWIGALTLLATGGQALCGLGLLCPRAARVSRVARLKLYHLTCGLVVYLMATVTVLLGMYSVWFQAQIKGAAWYLCLVLPLYPALVIMHQISSSYLPRKKVDI
- the Cyb561d1 gene encoding putative transmembrane reductase CYB561D1 isoform X2 yields the protein MALAFCLCMAEAILLFSPEHSLFFFCSRKTRIRLHWAGQTMAILCAVLGLGFIISSKIRSELSHLVSWHSWIGALTLLATGGQALCGLGLLCPRAARVSRVARLKLYHLTCGLVVYLMATVTVLLGMYSVWFQAQIKGAAWYLCLVLPLYPALVIMHQISSSYLPRKKVDI